In Chlamydia gallinacea 08-1274/3, the sequence TTGTGGTAAGGTTACTCTCTGGGATTCGTTAGGGAAAACAATTACTCAAACGTATACTTTGATTGAAGGGGCAAAGCACGGAGAAGAAATATTTTTCTATGCGGATTCGGGGAAACCCAAACTTTTACTCACATGGAATCACGGTATTCTCCAAGGACCTGCAAAGACATGGTATCCTAATGGAAATTTAGAAAGCTGCAGAGAATTAATGAATACTAAAAAATCAGGTTTATTGACTTTGTATTACCCCGAAGGCCAAATCATGGCTACGGAAGAATACGACAACGAGTTATTAATTAAAGGTGAGTATTTCCGTCCAGGCGATCGTCAGCCATATTCTAAAGTAGAGAAGGGATGTGGCACGGCCATGTTTTTTACACCATCAGGAACAATAACAAAGAAAATTCCCTATCAAGACGGGAAACCCCTGCTGTATTAGTTAATTAGACAAATTTACTATGTCTACGACAATAGGAAATGTCCCACTTTTCTGATATAACTTGCTTTTGAATACAATCCGTGAATTGTCAATAACACGATCTCTATGTATGATGGCAGCGTTCCCATCAAGGCAACTTAACTTTCTTATGAATACTGACAATGCAATAATATCTACAAGTATCTCCCGTAATTCCATGACTTTCTATCTTGACTTGGGGACAAAATTGAGTTATCCATACAAACCAAAAAACAACCCTAACCATCTCAAAAATAACCACTCGCACACTCAGTAGGGAATCATGAATATCTATCTTTCCTTCCCTTTTGAAAGCATTTCTACTATGAATAAAAGCAGAGTGGGAACAAGGAGCACCTAAAATGAACTTACCAGATCGGAAAAAAGCACTAGAAGCAGCGATTGCTTATATTGAAAAACAATTTGGTTCGGGATCTATCATGAGTTTAGGAAAACACTTGGCCTCTCATGAAATTTCAACAATTAGAACAGGAGCACTATCTTTAGACTTAGCTTTGGGTATCGGAGGAGTTCCTAAAGGACGTATTGTAGAAATTTTCGGTCCCGAATCTTCAGGAAAAACAACATTAGCCACACATATTGTTGCTAATGCTCAGAAAATGGGAGGCGTTGCCGCATATATTGATGCTGAGCATGCTCTTGATCCTAGCTATGCTTCTCTTATCGGTGCGAATATTAACGATCTCATGATTTCCCAGCCAGACTGTGGTGAAGACGCTTTAAGTATTGCTGAATTATTAGCACGATCAGGAGCTGTCGATGTGATTGTTATCGATTCTGTCGCTGCTCTAGTTCCTAAAAGTGAACTTGAAGGAGACATTGGCGACATGCATGTGGGATTACAAGCACGTATGATGTCTCAAGCTTTGAGAAAACTTACAGCAACACTAGCGCGTAGTCAGACTTGTGCTATATTTATTAACCAAATTCGTGAAAAAATTGGTGTGAGTTTTGGCAACCCCGAAACAACAACAGGAGGCCGTGCATTAAAATTTTATTCCTCTATTCGCATTGATATTCGCCGCATAGGCGCAATAAAAGGGAATGACAACTTCGATCTCGGAAATCGTGTTAAAGTCAAAGTTGCTAAAAATAAATTAGCTCCTCCATTTAGAACTGCTGAGTTT encodes:
- the recA gene encoding recombinase RecA, encoding MNLPDRKKALEAAIAYIEKQFGSGSIMSLGKHLASHEISTIRTGALSLDLALGIGGVPKGRIVEIFGPESSGKTTLATHIVANAQKMGGVAAYIDAEHALDPSYASLIGANINDLMISQPDCGEDALSIAELLARSGAVDVIVIDSVAALVPKSELEGDIGDMHVGLQARMMSQALRKLTATLARSQTCAIFINQIREKIGVSFGNPETTTGGRALKFYSSIRIDIRRIGAIKGNDNFDLGNRVKVKVAKNKLAPPFRTAEFDILFNEGISSAGCILDLAVEHNIIEKKGSWFNYQERKLGQGREAVREELKKNKKLFDELEKCILEATSAKSLVTEDNKEPLLATVAS